Below is a window of Syntrophorhabdaceae bacterium DNA.
AAGAGGTGATAAAATATGGGCAGCGTTTTAAAATGGCGTAAAAAGAAGATTAGAAAACACAAATATAAAAAGCTTAGAAGAAGAACAAGACACCAACGAAGAAAATAAATTAATTGTTGCTTCCTTAAAAAATAAAAAGGGGGATTATTTAAATGGACAACGGTTTTATTGGTATAATTGTAGGTGGAGGGCCGGCACCAGGTATTAACGGAGTAATAAGCTCTGCAACTATTGAGGCAATAAACCATGGCAGAAAAGTAATAGGTATTTTGGGAGGGTTTAAGCCCCTCCTGGAGGGAGATACAAAAAGCATAATCCACCTTACTATAGACCTTGTCTCAAGGCTCCATACAACAGGGGGCTCAATTCTAAGGACATCCAGGGACGCACCTGATGATGTGAGAAAGAATTTTAAGACCCTGATGGCAACCCTTAAAAAGATAGGTATTAAAGACCTTATAACCATAGGTGGGGAAGGGACACTGTTTATGGCAAAGTGGATAGAACAGGAGGCAAGAGGGTCTATAAATGTAGTCCATATGCCAAAAACGATAGATAATGATATTCCCCTACCTGGAGGGTTTTCTACTTTTGGATATCAAACTGCAAGACATATAGGCGTTGAGATTGTAAAAAACATCATGGAAGATTCAAGGACCATGGGCAGATGGTATTTTATAACTACCATGGGTCGCCATACAGGACACCTTGCCCTTGGTATCGGAAAAGCAGCAGGAGCAACAATAGCCTTGATACCAGAGGAGTTTCCTGAGAAAAAATTATCCTTTAAAAAGGCAGCGGATATCTTAACAGGGTCTATTATAAAGAGGCTATCCATGGGAAGAGACCATGGCGTAGCCATTATAGCAGAAGGTATAGCAGAAAAATTTGATATAGAAGAATTAAGGCAATACGAAGAACTTGAAACAGATGAAAAGGGTGGAATAAGGCTTTCAGACATACTGCTGGGAAGGGTCCTCAAAAATTTCGTTCAGGAGACATTAAAAACCATTGGTATCAATGCCACCATTGTAGACAAAAATATAGGATATGAATTAAGGGCAGCAGAGCCTATACCGTTTGACATTGAATATACAAGAAATCTTGGATATGGTGCCGTCCATTTTCTTTTAAGGGGAGGGACAGGTGCTTTGATTGCATTTTATGAGGGGAATCTGAGACCCATACCATTTGTTGAGCTCTTTGATTATAATACAGGGAAGGCAAAGGTAAGATACGTTGATATGTCATCACAGTCCTATGAAGTGGCAAGAAATTATATGATAAGACTTGAAAAAGATGACTTTGAACCAGAAAGATTAAAAAATATTAGCCGTGTTACATCATTAACACCTGATGAATTCAAAGAGAGATTTTATTACCTTGTAGAGGGCCAGGAATGCTAAAAGATAATAGGCCTAAAGGTATTTTACTATAAACACATCCCTGAGACCCCTACATACTACTCCTTTTGTCTTTCTATAGGTATAAAAAATAATTTAATCTTTTTGCTGTCTATGGCAAGAACTCCTGACAAAAGCTCAAAACCCATACCCTCAGGTTCTTTTTTTAACTCAAAAATAAATGCAAATCTCCTCTTCCAGCTTAAGGAATCCTCTTCCTTAGTATAGAGGCCATATAAGACATTAGAAACAGTCTTATCTCCTCTCTTTTTTCTTTCGTATAATGTAATCAATGGCTTTATTATTACGTCAACACCATCATACCTTAACGGAAATATGGAAGGGAAATAAAAATTATAATCCTTATCTTTACATCTGTATTCAAAAAATGGCCAGACATTAAAAAATGTGCCTTTTTCATCCTCTATATACCTATTGATTACGAGAAACCACTTATAGACATACCTTTCTTCACCTCTATACCAAATGGAGTCCCTGAATACAGGCCAGAGGATAGAATATTTTACATCCTTTTCGTTTCTATCGTATGTATATAAAGGAAACACACTCATGCCTTCCCTGTCTTCACCTTCTATCCTTGTATATATAGGCCAAAAAAGGTCGAGCTGTTTCTTATACTCTGTCTTCTGTCTTGTATATATAGGCCACAAGATAGACTTAAATTCACTTTTTTTGGATTCCCCATGGATATAAAAAGGGATGGCATAAAAAGACCTTACAGGGTCATCTGTATTTATGCCCTTCTCTCCCTGGAAAAATATAGGCCATAGAAAGAATCTCGTATAACTTTCCCCTTCCCTGTTTCTAAATCCAAACAGAGGCCATGCCTTTATGCCCTCTTCTTTTCCACTGTAAAAGGCAAAAAATGGCCATAGTATATTTGTCTTTCTTGCTTCATTGACCTCTGAATAACTGTAGATAGGCCACATAAAAAATCCCATCTCATCCTTATTAAACCTGTTGTATAACCTTCCGTAAAAAGGGAATATACCGAAATAATTACCTTTTTTTGACTCGCCCCAGAAAAAAGGGAATATGGCTGTATTTCCCTTATCATCATCCTTTTTCTTCATATAAAATGGAACAAAATATGAGGTATCTTTATCACTTTTACCCAAGGGATAGAGATACCTATAAACTCCACCATCCTGGGATTCATAAGAAAAAAGAAAGGGTCTTATGGCAAGACGAGTGGAGACCTCGTCTTTTTTGTATGAGAATAGGGGACCTAAAAAATGTCTCTCACTATCAAGCTCCCATGTCAGTGGCCAAAAGGAATGGGCAACACAGGGAAAAAGAAAAATAAAAAAAAAGATTAGTCTTATCAAAACATCAAACCAAAAATAGTTCCAAGTATTGTAATGGGGGTCATCTCGGAGATACCATCTGCACCCTTCTGAAGTTTCTTCATAGCCCTCTCTGTCTCTATGTAAAGACTATCATCCTTTGCAAGCTTTCCAAGGGTGCCCTCACCTTTTTTAACACCATCTGTTATATCTTTCAGGTTTTTTACAGTATCCTTTGCTTCATTATAGAGAGAATCATCCTTTGCAAGTTTGCCCAGAGAACCCTTTCCCTGATCTATATCTGTTGTTATGTTCTTTAAGGCACTCATGGTATCTTTTGCATCATTATAAAGTTTATCATCTTTTAAAAGCATTCCTAAGCTGCCTTTTCCACTCTCCACATCACCGACTATCTTTTTGAGACCTTTAAGTGCATCATCTGCATTGGCAATAACGCTGTTTATACTTTGTTTGTTGTCTTTTATAATATCTTTGAATTCGCCGGTTATTGCCTGGATATTGTCAATACTCTTCTTTATCCCTACCTTTTCTTTTTCGCCTAAAATACCCTGGAATTCCCCAACAGTATCACCGAACTTCTTGGCTGCCTTACTGACCTGTGTGAATATCTCATCAAAACTTGGGGAGGTTAAAACATTGCCTACCTGCTCACCTCTGGAGAGCATCTTTTTATCTTTACCTGGTAATATCTCAAGATATTTATCACCAAGAACCCCTTGAGTTCTCACGGCAATCACACTATCCGCTGGAATCTTTACATCATCTCTAACAGAGAACCTGATGAGAGCCTTATAGCCTTCGAGTTTGACACTCCTTATCCTGCCTATCTCTACTCCTGCAATCAAGACAGGAGATTTTGCATCAAGACCACCTGCATTTTCAAGATAAACGGTCAGATCATATCCTTTATCGCTTAAGACACCGAATTTACCTATCCTAACAGACATATAAAACAATATAATAAAACCTATGAGCACAAGGATCCCTACCTTTAGTTCCGGAGAAATCTGACTCTTTTTCATCTATCACCTCCTGTAAAACCTGGTATACCTGTTGCTTTTAAAAACTCTTTTATCTCTTCTTTCTTACTCTGTCTAATCTCTTTTGGTGTCCCAAATTCTATAACCTTCCCATTGTAAAGCATGGCAACTTTATGTGCTATCCTGAACATCCCCAGTATGTCATGGCTTATCACCACATATGTTTTCTGCAACCTCTCCTGTGTCTCCTTTATGAGATCCAGAATGGTCAGCGCTGTAATGGGATCGAGGGCACTTGTAGGCTCATCAAACAATATTATGCCAGGGTCAAGTATCAACGCCCTTGCCAGCCCTACCCTCTTTCTCATACCTCCTGATAATTCTGAAGGCATCTTATCTTCAAATCCCGCAAGACCCACATTTCTCAATCTCTCCTGTGCCATGCGAATAATCTCCTTATCCGGTAGTTTTGTATGTTCTCTAACAGGGAATGCCACATTATCAAGGACATTCATAGAATCAAATAGGGCTGCCTCCTGAAAGAGCATACCGAACTTCTTTCTTACCTCGTTCAAATCCTTTTCTTTTAGTTTTGTTATGTCTCTATCGTCTATCCATATCTCTCCCTCGTCAGGTTTTAGAAGACCTATAAGGTGTTTCATAAGGACGCTTTTTCCTCCACCACTTTTACCTATGATAACCGTAATCTCACCCTGTTTTATATCAAGGTCAATACCATCAAGGACCTTTTGTGTTCCAAATGCTTTATGGAGGTTATTTATCTTTATAACAGTCCCGTTGTTTTTCATTTAGAACATTAAAGAGGTAAGGACATAATCTGCAATCAATATAGAGACACTGGATATAACAACCGATTCTGTAGTAGATCTACCTACCCCTTCTGCGCCTCCCCTTGTGTAAAAACCTTTATAACATGCAACCACACTCAATATAACCCCGAAACAGGCTGCCTTTACAAGTCCGTTATATATGTCCTCCAGGTCAAGATATTTGATCATCTTATTTATAAATGCGCCTTCATTTATACCGAGGAGTTTCACGCCTACAAGCCAGCCGCCCACTATACCCACAAAATCTGAAACAATTGTAAGAACAGGGAGCATAAAAAAAGATGCTATTACCCTGGGGGTGACGAGATATTTTATAGGGTTTAATGCCATGACTATCAAGGCGTCGATCTGCTCCGTGACCCTCATTGTCCCCAGTTCTGCTGCCATGGCTGAACCTGCCCTTCCTGTAACCATAAGACTTGTGAGCACAGGACCTAATTCCCTTGTCATGCTTAATGCCACTGTTGTTCCCACAAGTCCTTCAGCGCCGAATTTTCTGAAACCATAATAAGATTGGAGCGCAAGAACCATACCTGTAAATGTCCCTGTAATAATTACAACACCAACAGATTTGACACCTATAAACTCCATCTGTTTAAAGATATAATTAAATTTTAAAGGTCTTCTGAAAGCCAGGAGGATGCTATTCAAAAACATGAGTCCCATGCCACCTAATTGTCTCAATATATCAACGATTCCTCCTGAAACCTTGCTTATAAGACTATTCAATATACGTCCTCTTTATCTTTCTCGATACCCTGCACAGGACCTCATAAGGTATTGTCCCTTCTAATTCTGCTATATCATTTGCTGTTATGCAAGCCTCTTCTGCAAAGCCCATAAATACCACTTCATCACCTTTTACAAAATCATCATGACCTGTTATGTCAACAAGAATCCAGTCCATACAGATCCTGCCTACTATATTACACCTTCTTCCCTTTATCAACACAAAACCCTTGTTTGATAATGCCCTTGGATATCCATCTGAATAGCCAAGAGGGACACAAGCTATCCTGGTTGTCACTTTAGTCTTAAATGTCCTTCCGTAGCTTAATGAATATCCCTCAGGAAATGTCCTTATAAGGGCTATCCTTGAAGATAGCTTCATAACCTGTTTTAGTCTAATCTTATCCATCAAGGATGAATCAGGATATGAACCGTATAAGCCTATGCCTGCTCTTACCATATTAAAGATTGCCTCAGGATATACCATAATAGCCCCTGTATTTGCCATATGGATATAATTAGGATTGATATCAAAAGACCTGAAGGTATGAATTATATTTTTGAATAATTCAATCTGTTTTTGTCCATATTCGTCCCTCACCTCTGATGAGGCAAAATGACTCATGATTCCCTCTACATGGATATTCTCTATATTTTTCAAGATTTTAATAATTTCATTCACATCCTCTTTATTAAAACCAAGTCTACCCATACCAGTATCAAATTTTAAATGAATCTTTAAAGGTAGATCAAAATCATTACTCTCCTTTTCAATCCTTTTTAAACAATCCATATCATATACCACAGGTGTAAGTCTATTATGAACAAAAGGCATTGTGCTGTCCCATGGCATAATCCCGCTCATCACCAGTATTGGTGATTTTATCCCCTCTCTTCTTAATGTCAATGCCTCATTAAGAGATGCTACCCCAAAATATTCTGCGCCTACAAATTCAAGCCTTTTTGTCACCTCTGTAGCTCCATGTCCATAGGCATCTGCCTTGACAACACACAAAATCTTTACATCATCGTTAGGGAGTAATGACTTAAGAACCTTATAATTTTCTTCGAGAAAACGAAGATTAATAGAAACCGTTGCCCTTGGTATGCTGTCTGTTATCTTCATGGATTTTTCAAGCCTTTAAATGCCCTTTCAAAAGCCTCTATGGTTGCATTTAGTTCATTCTCACCATGTTGATGAGACAAAAAGGCTGCCTCAAATGGGCTTGGAGCAAAATATATCCCCTCCTCAAGCATGGATTTAAAAAATCTTTCGTATAATAATCTATCAGAATCCATAGCAGATGTATAATCCATGACATCCCTGTCTGAAAAGAATCCTGTCCACATACCGGTTGTTTGGTTTATAACATATGGTATCCCATATCTTCCAGCCATATCAATTGCGGCATCCTTTAATCTTTTTCCAAAATAGTCCATCTTCTCGTAGATGTCTCGATTATTTTTAAGATAATCAAGGACATATAAACCTGCTCTAACAGCTATGGGATTACCTGAGAGCGTGCCTGCCTGATAGACATCTCCTATTGGTGCTAAAGCCTCCATTATCTCAGCCCTACTTCCTATGGCACCTATAGGGAAACCACCACCTATAATCTTTCCAAGGCATGTGATGTCAGGTGTGATGCCGTAGATATGCTGTGCGCCGCCGTAGGTTACCCTAAAACCTGTTATAACCTCATCAAATATAAGGATGATGCCATATTCTCTACAGATAGATGCCACATGGAGAAGAAAATCCTCATCAGGAAGTATCACACCCATATTCCCCATTATAGGCTCCATGATTATACAGGCAATATGTTTTTCTTTTTTTACAATATCATAGACAGAATCAATATTATTAAAATCAGCAATAAATGTGTGTCTTACAAGATCCTCAGGTATTCCTTTGCTATCTGGGATACTAAATGTTGCCATACCTGAACCTGCTTTTACAAGGAGTGAATCTACATGGCCATGATAACATCCCCTAAACTTTATTATGCCATTCCTTCCTGTCCAACCCCTTGCAAGCCTTATGGCACTCATAGTTGCCTCTGTGCCGGAGTTTGTTAGACGCACCATATCTATGGAAGGAAAGGCATCTACTATCATTTCTGCCAGTTCTAATTCATATCTATGGCATGCGCCAAAACTTGTGCCGTTCATCAGGGCGTCTTTTATCTCATCTATGATCCCATCATGGGCATGACCCAGAATAATAGCACCCCAGGACATAACATAATCAAGATATTTGTTTCCGTCCTCATCAAAAAGATAGGCACCCTTTCCTCTTTGAACATAAAAAGGGGTATCATTGACAGACTTGAAAGCCCTAACCGGACTGTTTACACCACCTGGTATTACCCTTTTTGACCTTAAAAAAAGACTCAATGATATATCTCTATTCATGCGTCACCTTGATAGATGTCTTCTTAAACTCCCTTTTGCTGAAAAATATCTTAAAATCATCTATTCCTGTCTTTTGTGATATACGGTTAACGATATTTATGCACTCATCCTTGCTTTTCCCATGTATCATGGTATAGATATTGTATTCCCAAAAACCTCCTGTATCCCTTTCATAACAATGACTTATCTCAGGGAATGTGGCCATTATACTACCTGTCTTTTCCACGTCTTCCTTTTTTACCTTCCAAACAACCATGGCATTATGGGTATATAAAACCTTTCTATGATAAAGGACAGCCGCTACCCTCCTGATGCTCCCCTCTTTTAACATCTCTTTGAGTCTTGCCACAATCTCGTCCTCATCTATACCACATTTACTCCCTATCTCTTTATAAGGTTCAAGGACCAATGGAAAATCATCAGGGATATTCTTTAAAAATGACCTATCCGCTTCTTTATTCATGGTCTCTATTTTACATACATGATATATCCTTTTCAAATGAAAACTAATCTTTTTGGTTATAAAAAAAATACTTTACATTAACCCAATATCTATGTAAATTCATAATTTTAAAATTACAAAAACTTATTACAGGAGTTAAACATGGCAAAACCTTCAGCAAGACTGGAAAAGATACCACCATATTTGTTTGCAAGGATTGATAAGAAAAAGGAAGAGGCAAGGAGAAAGGGCATAGACCTCATTGACTTTGGCATAGGCGACCCTGATATCCCGACCCCGGCAAACATTATAGAGAAAATGAAGGAAGCTACAGAAAACTCAAGAAACCATAGGTATCCCAGTTATGAAGGCATGCATGCCTTTAGAAAGGCAGTGGCAGATTGGTATAAAAAAAGATTTTCTGTAAAGCTGAATCCTGATGATGAGGTGGTGACACTCATAGGTTCAAAAGAAGGTATTGCCCATTTACCATGGGCATATGTAGATCCAGGGGATATAGTCCTTGTCCCATCGCCAGGTTATCCTGTCTACAAAATATCCACACTCCTTGCAGGTGGAACTCCCTATATAATGCCCCTTAAAGAGGAGAACAACTTTCTTCCTGACCTGGAAAAGATCCCTAAGGATATCCTTAAAAAGGCAAAGATTATCTTTATTAATTATCCCAATAACCCCACTGGTGCCCATGCCGACGATGATTTCTTTAAAAAGATTGTCCACATAGCAAAAGAATACGACATACTTGTATGCCATGATGCAGCATATAGCGAGATAGCCTATGAAGGATATAGACCCAAAAGCTTTCTTGAATTCGATCCTGAGAAAAAATACTCCATAGAGTTTCATTCTCTTTCAAAGACATACTGTATGACAGGCTGGAGGATAGGATTTGCAGTAGGCAATAGAGAAGCCATATACAATCTGGGGAAGCTTAAGACAAACATAGACTCAGGTGTATTTCAGGCAATCCAGCAGGCTGGAATCGAGGCACTCACAGGTGATCAGACAAGCCTTGAAGAGCTTAAAAAGAGATTCCAGAAAAGAAGGGATATGGTCATAGAAGGCCTTAACTCTCTGGGTATAAAGGTTAGAAAACCCCTTGCAACCTTCTATATATGGGCAAAAGTGCCCAAAAAATACAAATCAGAAGAATTCTGCGAGAGACTCATTGAAAAAACCGGTATTGTAGTTACACCAGGGAATGGCTTTGGAGATGAAGGAGAAGGTTATTTTAGGATATCTCTCACAATAAACGAAAAAAAGATAAAAGAGGCCATGAAAAGGCTCGCATCGTTTAAATATTAATCCCTGAATCTGGTTAAATAGTGTATTGAGTCCCTATTGCTATACCTACTTTATATGGCCATATCTATTTTTTTTAATATCTCCATTCTTTCGCCTTTAACCCCTTCTGTATATCTTCTCAAATCAAGGACAATGACTGTTTTATTATCGGCACTACCATAATCAGTGGCAACAGAGATGATGGTATCTGCTGCCTTCTGGGCATCATGGCATTTCCTTGTTATTTTCATTGCCTCTTCCGCATCCATGACATCCCACACACCATCACAGGCAACTATGACATAGTCATTCTCTCTACCAAATAAGCCTTCTAAAATAAATGGCTCTGCTATCACATAAGGTTTTAGATGGCCATCCCCCAAGGCACGACTCATAGCCAGATCACCCTGAACCCTGTATACACCGAATTTGATGACATAGCCACCTAATGACTCTATCCTCCTTCTTTCTTTAGGAAAATGGGGTTTGTGATCTTCGGTGAGAAATACGGCACCATCTTTAGTGCCTATGGCAATCCTTGAATCTCCTATATTTATTGAATAAAACCTGTCCTTGATAATATAAAAATTTGCAAGGGTTGTCCCACATGAAATAACCCTTTCTACAATAAATCTATCAACCTCTCTGCAAGTTTCTCTTATAATTTCATGAATTGGTCTTCTTCTATGGGGCTCTTTATTCAATTCTTCTGACCAAAGATGTAGAAAATAAGGCGTAAACATCTCTGCTGCAATAACTGCTGCACTTGCCCCTCCATGACCATCATATACTTCGGCACTGAAAAAACCTTTTTTAGGTCTACTATAGATTGCATACTCATCCTCCATCCTATTTCTCATACCGATATCACAGCATATACCATAAGGGATATCCATGGTTTCTCTATTTTATCATAAAGGTCTAAATTTTAATACCAATGCACTATGATTCTTTTGGTTTGATGCGTTTACACCGTTGATATAATGGTAAGGAATAATACCCATCAGAGAAAAATAAAAAAAATATTTACATGTTTTTTAGACCTCTGTTATATTTTGCAATGATTTAAATACGACGACTGTGCTCTATGAGATTTTTTTTGATTAAAGATTACAGGAAATATTTTTTGATGTAACCATAAGAAGGAAGATATATGAGGAGGGATAGAACATGTATAAAATCGTTTTATTAAGGCATGGAGAAAGCACATGGAATAAAGAAAACAGGTTCACAGGGTGGACTGATGTAGACCTCTCTGAAAAAGGTATTGAAGAGGCAAAACAGGCAGGTCAAATCCTGAAAAAAGAGGGTTATTTCTTTGATATAGCATTTACATCCTATCTAAAAAGGGCTATAAGGACCCTTTGGATAGTCCTCGATGAAATGGATCTCATGTGGATACCAGAATACAAATCTTGGAGGCTCAATGAAAGGCATTATGGTGCACTCCAGGGATTAAATAAGGCAGAGATGGCAGAAAAATTCGGCAGTGAGCTTGTTCATCAGTGGAGGAGAAGTTATGATGTCCCGCCACCAAAACTCGAAAAAAATGACCCGAGATACACTGCTAATGACCCGAGATACAGAGACCTCGATGAAAAAGATATCCCTTTGAGCGAGTGTCTTAAAGATACAGTTATAAGATTTATGCCTTACTGGCAGGAAGTTATTTCACCTTTAATATTGCAAGGAAAGAGGATAATCATCGTTGCCCACGGAAATAGCCTGAGGGCGCTGGTCAAACATCTGGATAACATCCCTGATGAAGAGATACCTGGCCTAAATATCCCAACAGGCATTCCCCTTGTATATAACCTTGATAAAGACCTAAAACCTATAGAAAGTTTTTACCTCGGTGATACAGAAGAGATAGAAAAGGCAATCAAGAAGGTAGCTGACCAGACAAAAAAGAAATAAAACGAGACTCTTTTTCAAAGGTCTTTTCCGGGGCATATTATTATGCCCCTTTTAATAAATTTCACCTATTTCGAGCTATATTTCTGACAAAAGCCAAATTCCAAAATGGATAATACTCTCAATACTTACCGAGCTCATCCATTACACCCTAAATTTCACTAATCTTTTCTAATTCAAAAATCTCCTTTTCTGAATACTATAAGGGCTCATGCTTTTACTACATAATAAAATCGAATTATTATTCACTTTTTTCAGAATTTTAGGTCACCTTTTTTATCATATTGGTTTTTAAAATGAATTAAACATGGACAAGTTATCTCCCCAAAATTCTTGCATTTTCTAAAGCCTTATATTTTAATGGACCAGTATAACCTGCTCTTTCAAAGGTATCATAGGCGTCTCTATAATATTTCCTTGCCATACTGATATTACCATTTTTATGATATAAACCACCCATATTAAAAAGAAGCCTGGCATAATTAACTGTATCCTGTAACCCCAGCCTGTCTCTTATAGTCTTTGACTGCATGTAATATTCCAGTGCCTTATCAAGTTGGCCTTTGGAGTCATAAACAATACCCATGTTCATCATAAGAGCGGCATAACCACCTGTATCCTGTAACCCCAGCCTGTCTCTTATAGTCTTTGACTGCATGTAATATTCNNNNNNNNNNNNNNNNNNNNNNNNNNNNNNNNNNNNNNNNNNNNNNNNNNNNNNNNNNNNNNNNNNNNNNNNNNNNNNNNNNNNNNNNNNNNNNNNNNNNCAGTGCCTTATCAAGTTGGCCTTTGGAGCCATAAACAACACCCATGCTCAACATAAGGTCGGCATAACCATCTGTATTTGTTTCTCTTTT
It encodes the following:
- a CDS encoding tetratricopeptide repeat protein, encoding EYYMQSKTIRDRLGLQDTGGYAALMMNMGIVYDSKGQLDKALEYYMQSKTIRDRLGLQDTVNYARLLFNMGGLYHKNGNISMARKYYRDAYDTFERAGYTGPLKYKALENARILGR